The Fusobacterium necrophorum subsp. necrophorum genome has a window encoding:
- a CDS encoding PTS sugar transporter subunit IIA, with translation MLEKKYIFRFTQKLFRDEVLKIVGNQFYEDKIVNEKFVEVIQKKEREFPTGIVLQGGMNTAIVHTDDIYVLKDKIAIVISEEPILFKNIENGKENICCHIFFVMALTRKNKNEILSFMAELLEKHEEILKNFQRMTDEEILEVLL, from the coding sequence ATGCTTGAAAAAAAATATATATTTAGATTCACTCAAAAATTATTTAGAGATGAGGTACTGAAAATTGTCGGAAATCAATTTTATGAAGATAAGATAGTGAATGAAAAATTTGTGGAAGTAATTCAGAAAAAAGAAAGAGAATTTCCAACAGGAATTGTGTTACAAGGAGGAATGAATACCGCAATCGTCCATACAGATGATATTTACGTGCTGAAAGATAAAATAGCAATTGTGATATCAGAAGAACCTATTTTATTTAAAAACATTGAAAATGGCAAAGAGAATATTTGCTGTCATATATTTTTTGTTATGGCATTGACAAGAAAAAATAAAAATGAAATTCTTTCTTTTATGGCTGAATTATTGGAGAAGCATGAAGAGATTTTAAAGAATTTTCAAAGAATGACAGATGAAGAAATTTTAGAAGTGTTACTATAA
- a CDS encoding TonB-dependent receptor, whose product MKKVVFGICSILISSAMLGAEIDLGTQNIYSETGFETSLRSSVSSPYIVTSKEIKEKHYTRVSEILRDIPHIYIGPGGSVDMRGQGSAHARTTVQLLIDGVPANFLDTSHINLPIDTLNPEDIKRIEVIPGGGAVLYGSGTSGGVINIITKKYTGNYAKASYQIGSYHNHKYDVAAGTSLGNFDINLSYSKNNRDGYRKKAFSDSDFFSGKLRYHFNPTDSLEFKYSYFDNKFRGVKSLTREQVEKDRRQSGLSPEDNLKNTIRKEEWNLTYDAKWTSWLEHKSNLFYQSTEIKSSEYEDALPFYQYQISSYQKMLTMPGIPPMMQAQLKKQIKALQNLITSNPRMELHQGSRFKDQKFGFKMKNKFKYGENSDFILGLGYIHNKMDRDSWAYTKNTQTNQTIATLTNTKIPLNKKTFEIFGLNTYRHNNWEFVQGLRFEKAKYNGKRQYKNLEYPLKDRSMNNVAANLAVNYLYSDTGNVYVKYERGFTSPAPAQLMDKIRKGGVNDYVNNDLKSEKSNSFEVGWNDYLFHSLVSADVFFSETKDEISTIFSGGHGTTFSNLNLGQTKRYGFDLKASQVFEKWTFSEAYSYIHAKIMKDKTKAYEGKYISYVPRHKFSLNADYAITPKWTLGGEYQYSSSVYLDNANKNGKDGARSVFNLQTSYEFNSHFSIYAGIKNVLNHKYYESVSAGSSQKYYSPAPERNYYAGFRYQF is encoded by the coding sequence ATGAAAAAAGTGGTATTTGGGATTTGCAGTATCTTAATTTCCTCTGCTATGCTTGGAGCAGAAATTGATCTTGGAACACAGAATATCTATTCGGAAACCGGATTTGAAACGAGTCTTCGAAGCTCTGTTTCTTCTCCTTATATCGTTACTTCAAAAGAAATCAAAGAAAAACATTATACCCGTGTTTCTGAAATTTTGAGAGATATTCCGCATATCTACATCGGTCCCGGTGGCAGTGTAGATATGCGTGGTCAGGGAAGTGCTCATGCCAGAACAACAGTTCAACTGTTAATTGATGGAGTTCCTGCCAATTTTTTGGATACTTCCCACATCAATCTTCCTATCGATACTTTAAATCCAGAAGATATTAAGAGAATTGAAGTCATCCCTGGAGGAGGAGCTGTTTTATATGGAAGTGGAACTTCCGGAGGAGTGATCAACATCATTACCAAAAAATACACGGGAAACTATGCAAAGGCAAGCTATCAAATAGGAAGCTATCACAATCATAAATATGACGTAGCTGCCGGAACTTCTTTGGGAAATTTTGACATTAACCTAAGTTATTCAAAAAATAATAGGGATGGATATCGTAAAAAAGCCTTTTCCGATTCCGATTTCTTCTCCGGAAAATTACGTTATCACTTCAATCCCACAGACAGTCTTGAATTCAAATATAGCTATTTTGATAATAAGTTCAGAGGTGTTAAATCCCTAACCAGAGAACAAGTCGAGAAAGATCGAAGGCAAAGTGGTCTTTCTCCTGAAGACAATTTGAAAAATACCATCCGAAAAGAAGAATGGAATTTAACTTACGATGCAAAATGGACAAGCTGGCTGGAACACAAATCCAATCTTTTCTATCAGTCCACAGAAATAAAATCTAGTGAATATGAAGATGCTCTTCCTTTCTATCAATATCAAATTTCTTCTTATCAAAAAATGCTTACTATGCCAGGGATTCCTCCTATGATGCAAGCACAATTGAAAAAGCAGATAAAAGCCCTACAAAATTTGATAACGAGTAATCCAAGGATGGAATTACATCAAGGAAGTCGTTTCAAAGATCAAAAATTCGGTTTTAAAATGAAGAATAAATTTAAGTATGGGGAAAATAGTGATTTTATTTTAGGTTTGGGATACATTCACAACAAAATGGATCGAGATTCTTGGGCTTATACGAAAAATACGCAAACGAATCAAACAATAGCAACTCTTACAAATACTAAAATTCCTTTAAATAAGAAAACATTCGAAATTTTCGGATTAAATACCTATCGTCATAATAATTGGGAATTTGTTCAGGGCTTACGCTTTGAAAAAGCGAAATATAATGGAAAAAGACAATATAAAAATCTGGAATATCCTTTAAAAGATCGTAGCATGAATAATGTTGCGGCAAATCTGGCTGTCAATTATCTCTATTCCGATACAGGAAATGTCTATGTAAAATATGAAAGAGGATTTACTTCTCCTGCTCCTGCACAGTTAATGGATAAAATCAGAAAAGGAGGAGTGAACGATTATGTCAATAATGATTTAAAATCTGAAAAATCAAACTCCTTTGAAGTTGGATGGAATGACTATCTCTTCCATTCTTTAGTCAGTGCTGATGTTTTTTTCAGTGAAACGAAAGATGAAATTTCTACCATATTCTCGGGAGGGCATGGGACAACATTCAGCAATTTGAACCTTGGTCAAACGAAACGATATGGTTTTGATCTAAAAGCCAGTCAAGTTTTTGAAAAGTGGACATTCTCGGAAGCTTACAGTTATATCCATGCAAAAATCATGAAAGATAAAACAAAGGCTTATGAAGGAAAATATATCAGTTATGTTCCAAGGCATAAATTTTCTTTGAATGCTGATTATGCAATCACTCCAAAATGGACTCTTGGGGGAGAATATCAATACAGTTCTTCCGTATATCTGGACAATGCAAATAAAAATGGAAAAGATGGAGCGAGATCTGTTTTTAATCTTCAAACCTCTTATGAGTTCAATTCACATTTTTCTATCTATGCAGGAATTAAAAATGTGTTAAATCATAAGTATTATGAATCTGTCAGTGCAGGTTCCAGTCAAAAGTATTATAGTCCGGCTCCGGAAAGAAATTACTATGCCGGATTCCGTTATCAATTTTAA
- a CDS encoding L-fuculose-phosphate aldolase — protein MRLQTEREKIVKYLNLLLEKGLTKGTGGNISIYNEKEGLVAISPSSVAYHTMEMEDVFVVDLEGNIIEGNPKYRPSSEIEMHLKMYRERKDIRAFIHTHAIYCTTISCLRESLRAVDYMIAIAGTHEIKCAEYAMFGTEELAQNAFEAMRGAKACLLANHGVNVGAEDIENAFAITEYVEFCAELYVKAKSIGEPVILSKEEIEKHIMKFGSYCKV, from the coding sequence ATGAGATTGCAAACAGAACGAGAAAAGATAGTAAAATATTTAAATCTTTTACTTGAAAAAGGTCTGACAAAAGGAACAGGAGGAAATATTTCTATTTATAATGAAAAAGAGGGTCTTGTTGCCATTTCACCAAGCAGTGTTGCTTATCATACTATGGAAATGGAGGATGTTTTTGTAGTGGATTTAGAAGGAAATATTATAGAAGGGAATCCTAAATACAGACCTTCGTCCGAAATAGAAATGCATTTAAAAATGTACAGAGAGAGAAAAGACATTAGAGCTTTCATACATACACATGCCATTTATTGCACAACAATTTCCTGCTTAAGAGAATCCTTACGAGCAGTGGATTACATGATTGCTATTGCGGGAACTCATGAAATAAAGTGTGCTGAATATGCTATGTTTGGAACGGAAGAATTGGCACAAAATGCTTTTGAGGCAATGCGAGGAGCAAAGGCATGTTTATTAGCAAATCATGGAGTTAATGTAGGAGCAGAAGATATTGAAAATGCTTTTGCTATTACCGAATATGTGGAGTTTTGTGCTGAGTTGTATGTAAAAGCCAAAAGTATTGGAGAGCCTGTTATTCTTTCAAAAGAAGAAATTGAAAAACATATTATGAAATTTGGATCATATTGCAAAGTCTAA
- a CDS encoding ABC transporter ATP-binding protein, giving the protein MNFTQAKFLSIQNLNFSYGKHPILRSISCEITERKMTGIIGPNGCGKSTLLKNILGFYSCNFESFFILGKNWKEFSPKELSKVIAYIPQKVNVIPGISVRDFICLGRFAQLRHSWDSYTKRDYEIVDDIIHTLHLEAFRDRSLGSLSGGELQKIFLAKALAQETKILLLDEPTSALDFHNAIFFMKTLKKYIQHYRITPIIVLHDLNLAASFCDEIIIMKEGRIIKHGTPKDMITVENIHQIYGLDCNIHYSPENEAPYIIPKVKN; this is encoded by the coding sequence ATGAATTTCACACAAGCTAAGTTTTTAAGTATACAAAATTTAAATTTTTCCTATGGAAAACATCCCATCTTAAGATCCATTTCTTGCGAGATAACAGAAAGAAAAATGACAGGAATTATAGGTCCGAATGGTTGTGGAAAATCAACCCTTTTAAAAAATATTCTGGGCTTCTATTCCTGTAACTTTGAGTCTTTTTTTATCTTAGGAAAAAATTGGAAAGAATTCAGCCCGAAAGAATTGTCAAAAGTCATTGCCTATATTCCGCAGAAAGTGAATGTAATTCCGGGAATTTCCGTAAGAGATTTTATCTGTTTGGGAAGATTTGCTCAGTTAAGACATTCTTGGGATTCTTATACGAAAAGGGATTATGAAATAGTAGATGACATCATACATACTCTTCATTTAGAAGCATTTCGAGATAGATCTTTAGGAAGTCTTTCCGGAGGAGAACTGCAAAAAATTTTTCTGGCAAAAGCTCTTGCTCAGGAAACTAAAATATTACTTTTGGATGAACCGACTTCCGCCTTGGATTTTCATAATGCCATCTTTTTTATGAAAACTCTCAAGAAGTATATACAACATTACCGAATCACTCCCATTATTGTACTTCATGATTTAAATTTGGCTGCCTCATTCTGCGATGAAATTATCATTATGAAGGAAGGGAGAATTATAAAACACGGGACACCTAAGGATATGATTACCGTTGAGAATATTCACCAAATTTATGGATTGGATTGTAACATTCATTATTCTCCGGAAAATGAGGCTCCTTATATTATTCCCAAAGTAAAAAATTAA
- a CDS encoding PTS transporter subunit IIC, whose amino-acid sequence MSIIQALLDMGAVVVLPIIIFILGLIFRLRAKDAFKSGLTIGIGFIGINLVIGMMVSNLGAATQKISENFNLNLTTMDVGWPVEAAMSFATPLVVWIFILAIGINFVMLAFNLTDVMNVDLWNFWHFIFTGSLVYYSTGSFTLAMLASAIAIIIVLKLADWGAPIISKYFGMEGVTFAHMETINWLPIGYAINRAIDFIPVLKDIRIELKEKDNTSSFMAVFGDPAIMGLILGILIGMLAGYHWQAVFLLGINLAAVLFLMPKMTKLLMEGLIPLSEAAQKFMSGRFPGRKVYIGLDGAIAIGDPVIMSVGVMMVPISLLLAVILPGNTMLPFADIGIIPILLTWAIIPAKGNIFRALVSSIIIMSLMLFIASSLAPLLTRVAGEVGFHIPDGTGSISSLDGGAHILSYLLWKILGIFY is encoded by the coding sequence ATGAGTATTATACAAGCTTTGTTGGATATGGGAGCAGTTGTAGTATTACCAATTATTATTTTCATTCTTGGATTGATTTTTAGATTAAGAGCAAAGGATGCATTTAAATCCGGTTTGACTATCGGAATCGGATTTATAGGAATCAATCTTGTTATAGGAATGATGGTTTCTAATTTAGGAGCAGCCACACAAAAAATATCTGAAAATTTTAATTTAAATTTGACAACTATGGATGTAGGATGGCCGGTAGAAGCTGCAATGTCTTTTGCAACACCTCTTGTGGTTTGGATTTTTATTTTAGCAATAGGAATCAATTTTGTTATGCTTGCTTTCAATTTAACAGATGTTATGAATGTAGATCTTTGGAATTTCTGGCATTTTATTTTTACAGGTTCTTTAGTATACTATAGTACAGGATCTTTTACTTTGGCTATGCTTGCGTCTGCCATAGCAATTATTATTGTTTTGAAACTTGCTGATTGGGGAGCTCCTATTATTAGTAAATATTTTGGTATGGAGGGAGTTACATTTGCACATATGGAAACAATAAATTGGTTGCCAATTGGTTATGCTATTAATAGAGCAATAGATTTTATTCCTGTTTTGAAAGATATTAGAATAGAATTAAAAGAAAAAGATAACACAAGTTCTTTCATGGCAGTTTTCGGAGATCCTGCTATCATGGGACTAATTTTAGGAATTCTGATTGGAATGTTAGCAGGATACCATTGGCAGGCAGTTTTCCTTTTAGGAATCAATCTTGCAGCTGTTTTGTTTTTAATGCCTAAAATGACAAAACTTTTGATGGAAGGGTTAATTCCTTTATCGGAAGCTGCACAAAAATTTATGAGCGGAAGATTTCCTGGAAGAAAAGTATATATTGGATTAGATGGAGCAATCGCTATTGGAGATCCTGTCATTATGTCTGTTGGGGTAATGATGGTTCCCATTTCTCTGCTACTGGCAGTTATTCTACCTGGAAATACTATGCTACCATTTGCGGATATTGGAATTATTCCAATTTTATTAACATGGGCGATTATTCCTGCAAAAGGGAATATATTTAGAGCTCTGGTTTCTTCTATTATTATTATGTCATTGATGCTTTTCATAGCTTCTTCTTTAGCCCCGTTATTGACTCGAGTTGCTGGAGAGGTTGGATTCCATATTCCAGATGGAACTGGAAGTATTTCTTCTCTTGATGGGGGAGCACATATTCTTTCTTATCTTTTATGGAAAATTTTAGGAATATTTTATTAA
- a CDS encoding iron ABC transporter permease → MKTKLYFTIAILFCITAIFICISLGNVYISPKELFSYPQLDDYTKTVLMDLRLPRVIMAFLVGMLLASSGNVVQIIFQNPLADPYIIGIASSATFGAVVAYLLGLPEYSYGAVAFVCCLISTLFLFRIAKKGNHIHISTLLIMGITLASFLAGFTSFSIYWIGEDSFKITIWLMGYLGNASWKQILFLLFPIIFSTLYFYQKRNALDILLLGDEQAHSMGIQVSKLKSHCLILASLMVAFSVAFTGMIGFVGLIVPHIVRNIVGPLNRKVIPCTLFFGGTFLLVCDTLGRMILAPLEIPIGVITSLLGAPFFFYLAMKNRRNML, encoded by the coding sequence ATGAAGACAAAATTATATTTCACAATTGCTATCCTCTTTTGCATTACTGCTATTTTCATTTGTATCAGTCTCGGAAATGTCTATATCAGTCCAAAAGAACTTTTTTCCTATCCTCAGTTGGATGACTATACCAAAACGGTTCTTATGGACTTAAGACTTCCCAGAGTCATTATGGCCTTTCTCGTCGGTATGCTTTTAGCTTCCAGCGGAAATGTGGTACAGATTATTTTTCAAAATCCACTGGCAGATCCCTATATTATAGGGATCGCGTCCAGTGCTACCTTCGGGGCCGTTGTTGCCTATCTTTTAGGCTTGCCGGAATACAGTTACGGAGCTGTGGCCTTTGTTTGCTGTCTCATCAGTACCTTATTTTTATTCAGAATTGCAAAAAAAGGAAATCATATTCATATTTCCACCTTGCTTATTATGGGAATTACTTTGGCTTCCTTTCTTGCAGGCTTCACTTCTTTTTCCATTTATTGGATTGGAGAAGATTCCTTTAAAATTACAATTTGGCTCATGGGATATTTGGGAAATGCTTCTTGGAAACAAATTCTGTTTCTCTTATTCCCCATTATATTTTCCACTCTCTATTTTTATCAAAAAAGAAATGCTCTGGACATTCTCTTATTAGGGGATGAACAGGCTCATTCGATGGGAATTCAAGTTTCCAAATTGAAATCTCATTGTTTGATTTTAGCATCTCTTATGGTGGCATTTTCTGTTGCCTTTACAGGTATGATTGGCTTTGTAGGTCTGATTGTCCCTCATATTGTACGAAACATTGTAGGACCCTTGAATCGAAAGGTCATTCCCTGTACTCTGTTTTTTGGAGGAACTTTTTTGCTTGTCTGTGACACGCTGGGAAGAATGATTTTAGCTCCTCTGGAAATTCCGATTGGAGTCATTACTTCCTTATTGGGGGCTCCTTTCTTCTTTTATCTTGCTATGAAAAATAGGAGGAATATGCTATGA
- a CDS encoding helical backbone metal receptor: protein MKKVFITFIVAIFYTFSYAWDVEENFIIDRFGNRIPKKSYSRIIAIDPGTVEILFEIGAEKSIVAIGKTGQSKIYPVEKTEKLESVGNMTTPNFEKILQYKPDLVLVNSMMARSMENFKRLGIPFLVSDTGNLKDIIQSIRILGILSAQEAKSEALAKQCEEKLKLIQKNIPEHASVKGAILYAVSPMMAFGKESLPGDILRHLGVINIAENVPGNRPILSPEYILKINPDFLAGAMSLQSVDDIIHSSNVIPKTKAGKNKKIFILDSSMILRDSYRIFDEMEKLQQKIYE, encoded by the coding sequence ATGAAGAAGGTTTTTATAACGTTTATTGTTGCCATTTTTTATACTTTTTCTTATGCATGGGATGTTGAGGAAAATTTTATAATAGACCGTTTTGGAAATCGGATTCCCAAAAAATCCTATTCCAGAATTATAGCTATCGATCCCGGAACCGTTGAAATTTTATTCGAGATTGGTGCTGAAAAATCCATTGTTGCCATCGGGAAAACAGGACAAAGCAAGATTTATCCTGTAGAAAAAACCGAAAAATTGGAAAGCGTTGGAAATATGACTACCCCCAACTTTGAAAAAATCTTACAATATAAGCCGGACTTGGTTTTAGTCAACAGTATGATGGCAAGAAGTATGGAAAATTTTAAACGATTGGGAATTCCTTTTTTAGTCAGTGACACAGGAAACTTGAAAGATATTATTCAGTCCATTCGTATTCTGGGAATTCTTAGTGCTCAGGAAGCGAAGTCCGAAGCCTTGGCAAAACAATGTGAAGAAAAATTAAAACTCATTCAAAAAAATATTCCTGAACACGCTTCTGTAAAAGGAGCTATTCTATATGCCGTTTCTCCTATGATGGCCTTTGGAAAGGAATCCCTTCCAGGAGATATTCTTCGCCATTTGGGAGTCATCAACATTGCGGAAAATGTTCCGGGAAACAGACCGATTCTCTCTCCGGAGTATATTTTAAAAATAAATCCTGATTTTCTGGCAGGAGCTATGAGCTTACAATCCGTCGATGACATTATTCACTCTTCCAATGTAATTCCTAAAACAAAGGCAGGTAAAAATAAAAAAATATTTATTCTAGATTCCTCCATGATACTTCGAGATTCTTATCGAATCTTTGATGAAATGGAAAAATTACAACAAAAAATTTATGAATAA
- a CDS encoding coproporphyrinogen-III oxidase family protein → MFEKRYKSHHDVGNILSKYAKKESATEKDFLNLLEQENVSKQLGLYLHTPYCDKICSFCNMNRKKVDTELEEYHQYLCQQIEYYGQFPFCQSSDLDVVFFGGGTPTIYSHRQLQNILQCLQKNFHFSTSYEMTFETTLHNLGVEKAKLLQENAVNRLSVGIQTFSNRGRKMLNRTFSKEEAVQRLQDLRKAFHGLLCIDIIYNYPEQSDEEVLEDIRIASDLGVDSISFYSLMIQEGSEILKNISKESVEKFYDIKRDEHLHNLFYQESLRRGYSLLELTKITNGRDKYQYIRTHNLLPIGVGAGGHVEDISCYHMNKKMSFYSKTPKDSIRMGQLSGLFQFDSFSEIKLQELTGTRYPKVREKIEEYIKMGWLQYKNKQFSYTENGVFWGNNINAELLEVALSNSVN, encoded by the coding sequence ATGTTTGAAAAACGTTATAAATCTCATCATGATGTTGGAAATATTTTGTCAAAGTATGCCAAAAAAGAGTCCGCTACTGAAAAAGATTTTTTAAATCTTTTAGAACAAGAAAATGTTTCAAAGCAGCTGGGACTCTATCTACACACTCCCTACTGTGATAAAATCTGCTCTTTTTGCAATATGAATCGAAAAAAAGTAGATACGGAATTGGAAGAATATCATCAATATCTATGTCAACAAATAGAATACTATGGACAATTCCCTTTTTGTCAATCCAGTGACTTAGACGTTGTCTTTTTTGGGGGAGGAACTCCTACCATTTATTCTCATCGCCAATTACAAAATATTTTACAATGTCTACAAAAAAACTTCCATTTTTCCACTTCCTATGAGATGACTTTTGAAACAACTCTACACAATTTGGGAGTGGAAAAAGCAAAGCTGTTACAAGAAAATGCTGTGAACCGATTGAGTGTGGGAATTCAAACTTTTTCCAATCGGGGAAGAAAGATGTTAAATCGAACTTTCTCAAAAGAAGAAGCTGTGCAAAGATTACAGGACTTGAGAAAAGCCTTTCACGGTCTTCTTTGCATTGACATTATTTATAATTACCCGGAACAAAGTGACGAGGAAGTATTAGAAGATATTCGAATCGCCTCCGATTTGGGAGTGGATAGCATCAGTTTTTATTCTTTGATGATACAGGAAGGTTCTGAAATTTTAAAAAATATATCCAAAGAATCTGTTGAAAAGTTCTATGATATAAAAAGAGATGAGCACTTGCATAATCTTTTTTATCAGGAGTCTCTACGAAGAGGCTACTCTCTTTTAGAGTTGACAAAAATTACAAACGGCAGGGATAAGTATCAATATATTCGAACACATAATCTGCTGCCGATTGGAGTGGGAGCAGGAGGACATGTGGAAGACATCTCTTGCTATCATATGAATAAGAAAATGTCTTTTTACTCCAAGACCCCTAAGGATTCTATTAGAATGGGACAACTCTCCGGACTTTTTCAATTTGATTCCTTTTCCGAAATCAAATTACAAGAATTAACGGGAACAAGATATCCAAAAGTCAGAGAAAAAATAGAGGAATATATAAAAATGGGTTGGCTGCAATATAAAAACAAACAATTTTCTTATACTGAAAATGGTGTTTTTTGGGGAAATAACATCAATGCGGAATTATTGGAAGTGGCTCTTTCTAATTCTGTGAATTAA
- a CDS encoding PTS sugar transporter subunit IIB: protein MGLFNKFLKKSELKNLEEKNLKEYQKMIPEKKYRGIIACGSGIATSTMVRNKIEKAFREREIDLEIFQCKIGELEGKAKILKPDFVVHTVILPKGQKFSCPVFSGVSLLTGVGGEKLLEDIIKTIVNNVK from the coding sequence ATGGGACTATTTAATAAATTCTTGAAAAAAAGTGAGTTAAAAAATCTTGAAGAAAAAAATTTAAAAGAATACCAAAAAATGATACCAGAAAAAAAATATCGTGGAATTATTGCTTGTGGAAGTGGAATAGCTACTTCGACTATGGTGAGGAATAAAATTGAAAAGGCTTTTCGAGAAAGGGAAATTGATTTGGAAATTTTTCAATGTAAAATAGGAGAATTGGAAGGAAAAGCCAAGATTTTAAAACCAGATTTCGTAGTTCATACTGTGATATTACCAAAAGGACAAAAATTTAGCTGTCCTGTTTTTTCGGGAGTCTCTCTTCTAACAGGAGTTGGAGGTGAGAAATTATTAGAAGATATTATAAAAACTATAGTAAATAATGTTAAATGA